A single region of the Triticum dicoccoides isolate Atlit2015 ecotype Zavitan chromosome 2B, WEW_v2.0, whole genome shotgun sequence genome encodes:
- the LOC119367063 gene encoding uncharacterized protein LOC119367063, producing the protein MGTEFYETMLIIKGARAETEDDLSQLFEDFGINGSQLAASFGPPTFVMDANLTSDAAPVPSPLRVGPSAALTVDLIVPTLELVDEAVLAAPLSPSAYMIEKNLTHDEDPAATLPESVRRCKRGPRKRRIPLCTDQGWFLGDHFGGTSCLRDAPSASEGRNRGLRTNGPHWTTEEVTALVDGLEEFGGRRWSAIKKKYFPKPDRTDQTDRTTENLKDKWRNLRKSYTGSAERRYYLVLPDHLIQRLKRLAATGN; encoded by the exons ATGGGCACAGAATTTTATGAGACCATGCTCATCATCAAAGGAGCCCGAGCTGAGACTGAGGATGATCTGAGCCAGTTGTTTGAAG ACTTTGGAATCAATGGAAGCCAACTTGCAGCTTCATTCGGTCCTCCTACTTTTGTGATGGACGCCAACTTGACTAGCGACGCGGCGCCAGTCCCATCGCCGTTGAGGGTGGGGCCCTCCGCCGCCTTGACGGTAGACTTGATAG TTCCGACTTTGGAACTGGTGGATGAAGCTGTTCTTGCAGCTCCACTCAGTCCTTCTGCTTATATGATCGAGAAAAACTTGACTCACGACGAGGATCCAGCTGCCACGCTGCCGGAGAGCGTCCGGAGGTGCAAGAGAGGCCCTCGCAAGCGAAGAATACCATTATGCACGGACCAGGGCTGGTTTTTGGGTGACCACTTTGGG GGCACATCCTGCCTCCGGGATGCACCTTCTGCAAGTGAAGGCCGAAACCGTGGACTCAGAACAAACGGGCCCCATTGGACAACGGAAGAGGTGACTGCACTAGTTGATGGTCTTGAAGAATTTGGTGGTCGACGATGGTCTGCGATAAAGAAGAAATATTTTCCAAAGCCAGATCGAACAGATCAGACAGATCGAACTACGGAGAATCTTAAG gataAGTGGAGAAATCTGCGGAAATCATACACG GGAAGTGCAGAAAGAAGATACTATCTAGTTCTTCCTGATCATTTGATCCAACGACTCAAGAGGCTAGCAGCGACTGGTAACTGA